A genomic stretch from Streptomyces venezuelae ATCC 10712 includes:
- a CDS encoding DUF6286 domain-containing protein encodes MTTAPVPRSAPDADDVPVLAEPAPAGPVRRFWAVRRIPAALLAALVLGGAGLLLYDVAAVRADRSAMAWRRELADGLATRPLDDTWVVLGAALAVVLGVWLLVLAVTPGLRAVLPMRREHADVRAGLDREAAALTLRDRVMEVSGVQSVRVKVGRGKVAVRAVSHFRALDEVRADVETVLAAGVEELGLARRPALTVRVARPPRKG; translated from the coding sequence ATGACCACCGCCCCCGTCCCGCGGTCCGCCCCGGACGCCGACGACGTCCCCGTGCTGGCCGAGCCCGCCCCCGCAGGACCCGTCCGGCGCTTCTGGGCCGTCCGCCGCATCCCGGCCGCCCTGCTCGCGGCCCTCGTCCTCGGCGGAGCCGGGCTCCTGCTCTACGACGTCGCGGCCGTACGGGCCGACCGCAGCGCCATGGCCTGGCGGCGGGAACTCGCCGACGGCCTCGCGACCCGGCCGCTCGACGACACCTGGGTCGTCCTGGGCGCCGCCCTCGCCGTCGTCCTCGGCGTCTGGCTCCTGGTCCTGGCCGTGACGCCCGGGCTGCGCGCCGTCCTCCCGATGCGCCGCGAGCACGCCGACGTACGGGCCGGGCTCGACCGGGAGGCGGCGGCCCTCACGCTGCGGGACCGCGTCATGGAGGTCTCCGGCGTGCAGTCCGTCCGGGTCAAGGTCGGCCGCGGCAAGGTGGCCGTCAGGGCGGTCTCCCACTTCCGGGCGCTCGACGAGGTACGCGCCGACGTCGAGACGGTCCTCGCGGCCGGCGTCGAGGAGCTCGGCCTCGCCCGCCGGCCGGCGCTCACGGTACGGGTGGCCCGCCCGCCCAGGAAGGGGTGA
- the amaP gene encoding alkaline shock response membrane anchor protein AmaP: protein MTVVLRRVNRALLGLAGLLLVVLGGGVLAAALDLPVPSWWPWSGPSDVLLSTADRQRWRDEGWWWPVVIAVLGIIVLLALWWLLVQFRRARLAEVVVDSGDGEEAIVRGRALEGVLEADATAQEGVARAQVALTGRRAAPRTRVALHLEPYASPGDALTTLSTQALAHARTATGLPALPTEARLRAVKHRARRVA, encoded by the coding sequence GTGACGGTCGTCCTCCGGCGCGTCAACCGCGCCCTGCTCGGGCTCGCCGGGCTGCTCCTCGTCGTCCTCGGCGGCGGAGTCCTCGCCGCCGCCCTCGATCTCCCCGTGCCGTCCTGGTGGCCCTGGTCGGGCCCCTCGGACGTGCTGCTCTCCACCGCCGACCGGCAGCGCTGGCGGGACGAGGGCTGGTGGTGGCCGGTGGTCATCGCCGTCCTCGGGATCATCGTCCTGCTCGCCCTGTGGTGGCTGCTCGTCCAGTTCCGCCGGGCCCGGCTCGCCGAGGTCGTCGTCGACAGCGGCGACGGCGAGGAGGCGATCGTGCGCGGCCGGGCCCTCGAGGGTGTCCTGGAGGCGGACGCCACCGCCCAGGAGGGCGTGGCCCGCGCCCAGGTCGCACTCACGGGCCGCCGGGCCGCCCCCCGTACCCGCGTCGCGCTCCACCTGGAGCCGTACGCCTCGCCGGGGGACGCCCTGACGACCCTCAGCACCCAGGCCCTGGCCCACGCCCGGACGGCCACGGGCCTGCCCGCGCTGCCCACCGAGGCGCGGCTGCGGGCGGTCAAGCACCGGGCCCGCCGGGTCGCCTGA
- a CDS encoding Asp23/Gls24 family envelope stress response protein: MATAADLAPRAPARDRGATAIADRVVAKIAAQAAREAAGAVPEGGSKPHASVVVHRDVARVAVSLELDYPSDIGRRCGAVRSRVRTRVEELVGMEVHEVTVHVERLHSPLTRQNAPRGRLS, from the coding sequence GTGGCGACAGCAGCAGACCTCGCCCCCCGGGCCCCCGCGCGGGATCGGGGGGCGACGGCGATCGCCGACCGGGTCGTCGCGAAGATCGCCGCCCAGGCGGCGCGGGAGGCCGCGGGCGCCGTCCCCGAGGGCGGCTCGAAGCCCCACGCCTCGGTCGTCGTCCACCGGGACGTCGCCCGGGTCGCGGTGAGCCTCGAACTCGACTACCCCAGCGACATCGGCCGCCGCTGCGGGGCCGTACGGAGCCGGGTCAGGACGCGCGTCGAGGAACTGGTGGGCATGGAGGTCCACGAGGTCACCGTCCACGTGGAGCGGCTCCACTCCCCGCTCACCCGGCAGAACGCACCGAGGGGGCGACTGTCATGA
- a CDS encoding Asp23/Gls24 family envelope stress response protein, whose product MTDTTHTSDTGDEPRRTSVTKRGGGAAATRGRTTIADGVVEKIAGLAARDVDGVHAMGSGLSRTFGAVRDRVPGGGSGKSNVSRGVKAEVGEVQTALDLEIVVDYGVSIADVAGDVRENVIAAVERMTGLEVVEVNIAVSDVKLPDDEEDEPEPRLQ is encoded by the coding sequence ATGACCGACACCACTCACACCAGCGACACCGGCGACGAACCCCGCCGCACCTCGGTGACCAAGCGGGGCGGCGGCGCGGCGGCCACCCGGGGCCGGACCACGATCGCGGACGGAGTCGTCGAGAAGATCGCCGGTCTCGCCGCCCGCGACGTCGACGGCGTCCACGCCATGGGCAGCGGACTCTCCCGCACCTTCGGCGCCGTCCGCGACCGCGTACCCGGCGGCGGCAGCGGGAAGTCGAACGTCAGCCGAGGCGTCAAGGCCGAGGTCGGCGAGGTGCAGACCGCGCTCGACCTGGAGATCGTCGTCGACTACGGCGTCTCCATCGCCGATGTCGCCGGCGACGTCCGGGAGAACGTGATCGCCGCCGTCGAGCGGATGACCGGACTCGAAGTCGTCGAGGTCAACATCGCGGTCAGCGACGTGAAGCTGCCCGACGACGAGGAGGACGAGCCGGAGCCGCGGCTTCAGTAG